A genome region from Rhizobium sp. N324 includes the following:
- the hutG gene encoding N-formylglutamate deformylase, whose amino-acid sequence MNTPVFEIRRGTSPVILAFPHTGTDVPPAIYDRLNDNGRILADTDWHIHELYDGLLSDATAVRATFHRYVIDANRDPAGVSLYPGQNTTGLVPETDFDGKPIWKDGQAPDEADIAARLRDFHAPYHAALAAEIERVRAIHGVAILYDCHSIRSHIPFLFEGKLPDFNIGTDMGRTCDGAIEQATLTVVEAAEGYDSVLNGRFKGGWTTRHYGRPAIGVHAIQMELAQSTHLQTETPPYAYDTAKADRLRIHLKDILARIEQIAPGLKR is encoded by the coding sequence ATGAACACCCCCGTCTTCGAAATCCGCCGGGGCACCTCCCCCGTCATCCTCGCCTTCCCCCACACCGGCACCGACGTGCCGCCGGCGATTTACGACCGCCTCAACGACAACGGCCGGATCCTCGCCGATACCGACTGGCACATCCACGAACTCTATGACGGCCTGCTGTCCGACGCGACGGCGGTGCGCGCCACCTTCCATCGCTACGTGATCGACGCCAATCGCGATCCAGCGGGCGTCAGCCTCTATCCCGGCCAGAACACCACCGGCCTCGTTCCTGAGACGGATTTCGACGGCAAGCCGATCTGGAAGGACGGGCAGGCGCCCGACGAGGCCGATATCGCGGCGCGGCTGCGGGACTTCCATGCGCCCTATCATGCCGCCCTTGCCGCCGAGATCGAGCGCGTCAGAGCAATCCATGGCGTCGCCATCCTCTATGACTGCCACTCGATCCGCTCACACATTCCCTTCCTCTTCGAAGGCAAGCTGCCGGATTTCAACATCGGCACCGATATGGGCAGAACATGCGACGGCGCTATCGAGCAGGCGACGCTCACCGTCGTCGAGGCCGCCGAAGGTTACGACAGCGTGCTCAACGGCCGCTTCAAGGGCGGCTGGACGACCCGCCACTATGGCCGGCCCGCGATCGGCGTGCATGCCATCCAGATGGAGCTTGCGCAATCGACGCATCTCCAGACCGAGACGCCGCCCTATGCCTATGACACCGCTAAGGCGGACCGGCTTCGCATCCATCTCAAAGACATTCTGGCGCGCATCGAACAGATCGCACCGGGCCTGAAACGCTGA
- the hutH gene encoding histidine ammonia-lyase gives MTITLHPGSVSLKDLEIIYWTGEPARLDPAFDAGIAKAAARIAEIAAGNAPVYGINTGFGKLASIKIDSADVATLQRNLILSHCCGIGAPLPENIVRLIMALKLVSLGRGASGVRLELVRLIEGMLDKGVIPLIPEKGSVGASGDLAPLAHMAAVMMGEAEAFFAGERLSGAEALARAGLKPVVLAAKEGLALINGTQTSTALALAGLFRAHRAAQAALITGAMSTDAAMGSSAPFHPDIHTLRGHKGQIDTAAALRGLLENSIIRQSHIEGDERVQDPYCIRCQPQVDGACLDLLRSVARTLEIEANAVTDNPLVLSDNSVVSGGNFHAEPVAFAADQIALAVCEIGAISQRRIALLVDPVLSYGLPAFLAKKPGLNSGLMIAEVTSAALMSENKQMSHPASVDSTPTSANQEDHVSMACHGARRLLGMTENLFGIIGIEALTAAQGVELRAPLSTSPELSKAIAAIRGKVPSLDSDRYMAGDLAAAAELVATGALNASVSSGILPVLES, from the coding sequence ATGACCATTACGCTCCACCCGGGCTCCGTCTCGCTCAAGGATCTGGAAATCATCTATTGGACCGGGGAGCCGGCAAGGCTCGATCCCGCCTTCGATGCCGGCATCGCCAAGGCCGCCGCCCGCATTGCCGAGATCGCCGCCGGCAACGCGCCGGTTTACGGCATCAACACCGGCTTCGGCAAACTTGCCTCGATCAAGATCGACAGCGCCGACGTCGCCACGCTGCAGCGCAATCTCATCCTGTCGCATTGCTGTGGCATCGGTGCGCCGCTGCCGGAAAATATCGTGCGGCTGATCATGGCGCTGAAACTGGTCTCGCTCGGCCGCGGCGCCTCCGGCGTACGGCTGGAACTGGTGCGGCTGATCGAAGGCATGCTCGATAAGGGCGTCATCCCGCTGATCCCGGAAAAGGGCTCGGTCGGCGCCTCCGGCGATCTTGCCCCGCTCGCCCATATGGCCGCGGTGATGATGGGCGAGGCCGAAGCCTTCTTCGCCGGCGAACGTCTTTCCGGCGCCGAGGCCCTCGCAAGGGCCGGGCTGAAGCCGGTCGTTCTCGCCGCCAAGGAGGGCCTGGCGCTCATCAACGGCACGCAGACCTCGACGGCGTTGGCGCTCGCCGGCCTCTTCCGCGCCCATCGCGCCGCCCAGGCGGCCTTGATCACCGGCGCCATGTCCACCGATGCCGCCATGGGTTCCTCGGCGCCCTTCCATCCGGACATTCATACGCTGCGCGGCCATAAGGGCCAGATCGATACCGCAGCCGCGCTTCGCGGCCTGCTCGAAAACTCCATCATTCGCCAGAGCCATATCGAGGGCGACGAGCGCGTACAGGATCCCTATTGCATCCGCTGTCAGCCGCAGGTCGACGGCGCCTGCCTCGACCTCCTGCGTTCGGTTGCCCGCACGCTCGAAATCGAGGCCAATGCGGTCACCGACAATCCGCTGGTGCTGTCGGACAATTCGGTCGTCTCCGGCGGCAACTTCCACGCCGAACCCGTCGCCTTCGCCGCCGACCAGATCGCGCTTGCCGTCTGCGAGATCGGCGCCATCTCGCAGCGCCGCATCGCGCTGCTGGTCGATCCGGTGCTGTCCTACGGCCTGCCGGCCTTTCTCGCCAAGAAGCCGGGCCTGAATTCCGGCCTGATGATCGCCGAGGTCACCTCGGCGGCGCTGATGTCGGAGAACAAGCAGATGTCGCACCCGGCCTCAGTGGATTCGACGCCGACCTCGGCCAACCAGGAAGACCACGTCTCCATGGCCTGCCACGGCGCCCGGCGCCTGCTTGGCATGACCGAGAACCTGTTCGGCATCATCGGCATCGAGGCGCTGACAGCCGCGCAAGGGGTCGAATTGCGCGCGCCGCTTTCGACGAGCCCGGAGCTTTCGAAGGCAATCGCCGCAATCCGCGGCAAGGTACCGAGCCTTGATAGCGACCGCTACATGGCGGGCGATCTCGCCGCCGCGGCCGAGCTGGTGGCGACGGGCGCGCTGAACGCTTCGGTTTCATCCGGCATCTTGCCGGTTTTGGAGAGCTGA
- the hutI gene encoding imidazolonepropionase, translating to MTGNNFSDETPSAEVRPALWRNARLATLASDRAGLGIIEKGAVLIENGRIAFSGAESELPASAIERSDIVDLEGRWVTPGLVDCHTHIVHGGNRAREFEMRLEGATYEEIARAGGGIVSSVQATNALSVEELVSTALPRLDALLAEGVTTIEIKSGYGLNRSGEVKMLQSARLLGHIRPVRVATSYLGAHATPVEYKGRNGDYLDDVVLPGLDDMYNLGLADAVDGFCEGIAFSTAEIARVFDKAKTLGLPVKLHAEQLSNLGGAKLAAAYGALSADHLEYLDEEGVAAMATAGTVAVLLPGAFYAIHEKQRPPVEALRRAGVPIAIATDCNPGTSPLTSMLLTMNMSATLFGLTVEECIAGATREGARALGLIGETGTLEAGKSADLAVWNIESLAELVYRIGFNPLHTRVFKGERNGR from the coding sequence ATGACCGGGAACAATTTTTCAGACGAAACCCCATCTGCCGAGGTCAGGCCGGCGCTGTGGCGCAATGCGCGCCTGGCGACGCTCGCGTCTGACAGAGCCGGGCTCGGCATCATCGAAAAGGGCGCCGTTCTGATCGAAAACGGCCGCATCGCCTTTTCGGGCGCCGAAAGCGAGCTGCCGGCATCGGCCATCGAACGCTCCGACATCGTCGACCTCGAAGGCCGCTGGGTGACACCGGGTCTCGTCGATTGCCACACCCATATCGTTCACGGCGGCAATCGCGCCCGCGAATTCGAGATGCGCCTTGAGGGCGCGACCTATGAGGAGATTGCGCGGGCCGGCGGCGGCATCGTCTCCTCCGTTCAGGCAACCAATGCCCTGTCGGTCGAGGAACTCGTCAGCACGGCTCTGCCGCGGCTCGATGCGCTGCTTGCCGAAGGCGTGACGACGATCGAGATCAAATCCGGTTATGGCCTCAACCGCAGCGGCGAAGTGAAGATGCTGCAGAGCGCCCGCCTGCTCGGCCATATCAGGCCGGTGCGCGTCGCCACCAGCTATCTTGGCGCCCATGCGACGCCGGTGGAATATAAGGGCCGCAACGGCGACTATCTCGACGATGTCGTGCTGCCCGGCCTCGACGACATGTATAATCTCGGCCTTGCCGATGCCGTCGACGGCTTCTGCGAAGGCATCGCCTTTTCGACAGCCGAGATCGCCCGCGTCTTCGACAAGGCCAAAACGCTCGGCCTACCGGTCAAGCTGCATGCCGAACAGCTCTCCAATCTCGGCGGCGCCAAGCTGGCGGCCGCCTATGGCGCGCTTTCCGCCGATCATCTCGAATATCTCGACGAGGAAGGCGTTGCGGCGATGGCCACCGCCGGCACCGTCGCCGTGCTGCTGCCCGGCGCCTTCTACGCCATCCACGAAAAGCAGAGACCGCCGGTGGAGGCGCTGCGGCGGGCCGGCGTGCCGATCGCGATCGCCACCGATTGCAATCCGGGCACCTCGCCGCTCACCTCGATGCTGCTCACCATGAACATGTCGGCGACGCTGTTCGGCCTCACCGTCGAGGAATGCATCGCCGGCGCTACCCGCGAAGGTGCCCGCGCGCTCGGCCTCATCGGCGAGACCGGGACGCTCGAAGCCGGCAAATCCGCCGATCTCGCCGTCTGGAATATCGAGAGCCTTGCCGAGCTCGTCTACCGCATCGGCTTCAACCCGCTTCATACACGCGTCTTCAAAGGCGAAAGGAACGGTCGATGA
- a CDS encoding formimidoylglutamate deiminase — MTILHARTALTPQGWQKDVRLTLEAGRLARIEVGVTAAPGDERHALIIPAMGNLHSHAFQRAMAGLAEVRGPANDSFWSWRTVMYKFALAMTPGHVEAVAAKLYAEMLEAGFSRVGEFHYLHHDRDGGAYANIAELAERIGAASQETGIGLTLLPVFYAHSGFGGAQPIDGQRRFINSLESFERLMEGCRAVTGRLDGAELGLAPHSLRAATPEQLAKLVPMAGDGPIHIHVAEQVKEVEDCVAWSGARPVQWLLDHMPVDERWCLIHATHMTEDETRRMAKSGAIAGLCPITEANLGDGAFAAPLFLEEGGRYGIGSDSNVRISLPEELRQLEYSQRLALRARNVIAAPGGSTALSLFNQALAGGGAALKAPAGIAEGHHADLVSLDATAAPYLTGDQILDHWLFAGGIFVDCVWARGRKQVEGGRHRKRDAIDRRFLAAMGELLAA, encoded by the coding sequence ATGACCATACTTCACGCGAGGACTGCGCTGACGCCGCAAGGCTGGCAGAAGGACGTGCGGCTGACGCTCGAGGCCGGGCGTCTCGCCCGGATCGAGGTGGGCGTTACCGCCGCGCCCGGCGATGAGCGCCATGCCCTGATCATCCCGGCCATGGGCAACCTGCACAGCCACGCCTTCCAGCGGGCAATGGCCGGTCTTGCCGAAGTGCGCGGCCCGGCAAACGACAGCTTCTGGAGCTGGCGCACGGTCATGTACAAATTCGCTTTGGCGATGACGCCCGGACATGTCGAGGCGGTCGCGGCCAAGCTCTACGCAGAAATGCTGGAGGCAGGCTTTTCCCGCGTCGGTGAGTTCCATTATCTCCATCACGACAGGGATGGCGGCGCTTACGCCAATATCGCCGAGCTGGCCGAACGTATCGGCGCGGCGAGCCAGGAGACCGGCATCGGCCTGACGCTTCTACCGGTCTTCTATGCCCATTCCGGCTTCGGCGGCGCTCAGCCGATCGACGGCCAGCGGCGCTTCATCAATTCGCTCGAAAGCTTCGAAAGGCTGATGGAGGGATGCCGAGCGGTGACCGGCCGGCTCGACGGCGCCGAACTCGGACTCGCGCCGCACAGCCTGCGCGCCGCAACCCCCGAGCAATTAGCGAAGCTCGTGCCGATGGCGGGCGACGGCCCGATCCATATTCATGTCGCCGAGCAGGTGAAGGAGGTCGAGGACTGCGTCGCCTGGTCGGGCGCCCGGCCGGTGCAATGGCTGCTCGATCATATGCCTGTGGATGAACGCTGGTGCCTGATCCATGCGACACACATGACCGAGGACGAGACGCGGCGGATGGCCAAAAGCGGCGCGATCGCCGGCCTCTGCCCGATCACCGAAGCCAATCTCGGCGACGGCGCCTTTGCCGCGCCGCTCTTCCTTGAAGAGGGCGGGCGCTACGGCATCGGCTCGGATTCCAACGTGCGGATCTCCCTGCCGGAAGAACTGCGCCAGCTCGAATATTCGCAGCGCCTGGCGCTGCGCGCCCGCAACGTCATTGCAGCACCCGGTGGTTCGACGGCGCTGTCGCTGTTCAACCAGGCGCTTGCCGGCGGCGGTGCGGCGCTGAAGGCGCCGGCAGGCATCGCCGAAGGCCATCATGCCGATCTCGTTTCGCTCGATGCCACGGCCGCTCCTTATCTCACAGGCGACCAGATCCTCGATCACTGGCTGTTTGCCGGCGGCATCTTCGTCGATTGCGTCTGGGCACGCGGCCGCAAGCAGGTGGAGGGCGGTCGCCATCGCAAGCGTGACGCCATCGACCGCCGCTTCCTTGCTGCGATGGGTGAGTTGCTGGCCGCCTGA